One genomic region from Rhizomicrobium palustre encodes:
- a CDS encoding HAD-IIIA family hydrolase, with amino-acid sequence MSTVKQAVILAGGRGTRLKSVTGDLPKPLVDVDGKPLLVHQFELLRAQGIEDVLLLTGYRSDAIREVAGDGRAFGLNISYQDESEEDPLGTAGALLACFDRLKERAIVAYGDCMLNVDLGRLSAWHEAKGAAVTLLVHPNSHPEDSDLVELDGQCRVKRFHPYPHEQGRYLANLVNAALYVVNKAALAPYRNWDGRPKPDIAKHLFPRMVADGVALFGYRSPEYIKDIGTPARHATILRDLRSGRIARSSLNHPQKAIFLDRDGTLNVEVNRVSRVEDFEMISGVPAAIKKINESEFRAIVVTNQPVLARGDCDEATLDHIHAKLDTLLGHDGAYLDALYYCPHHPHKGYEGEVVALKFDCECRKPKPGLLLQAQQDFNINLAQSWMIGDTTVDIRTANTLGIRSILVGTGKAGQDGQYPDEPTYRFATLAEAVDFILSQPD; translated from the coding sequence GTGAGCACGGTAAAGCAGGCTGTCATTTTAGCCGGCGGCCGGGGTACGCGCCTGAAATCCGTCACGGGTGATCTTCCAAAACCTCTGGTGGATGTCGACGGAAAACCGCTGCTTGTGCACCAGTTCGAATTGCTGCGTGCGCAAGGCATTGAGGATGTCCTGCTTCTCACAGGCTATCGCTCGGACGCCATTCGCGAGGTAGCTGGAGACGGTCGCGCATTCGGCCTGAATATTTCATATCAGGACGAGAGCGAAGAAGATCCACTGGGCACCGCCGGTGCGCTTCTGGCGTGCTTTGACCGGCTCAAAGAGCGCGCCATCGTTGCCTATGGCGATTGTATGTTGAATGTCGATCTGGGCCGCTTGAGCGCATGGCACGAGGCCAAGGGCGCCGCCGTGACCCTGTTGGTTCATCCCAATAGCCATCCAGAAGATTCCGATCTGGTGGAGCTTGACGGCCAATGCCGCGTCAAGAGGTTCCATCCCTACCCACATGAGCAAGGGCGTTATCTCGCCAACCTCGTCAATGCCGCGCTTTATGTCGTGAACAAGGCCGCGCTCGCGCCTTACCGTAATTGGGACGGACGCCCGAAGCCCGATATCGCAAAGCATCTCTTTCCGCGCATGGTGGCCGATGGCGTGGCGTTGTTCGGATATCGCAGCCCAGAATATATCAAGGATATTGGTACGCCCGCGCGTCATGCCACGATTTTGCGGGACCTGCGCAGTGGCCGTATCGCCCGCTCCAGCCTGAACCATCCTCAAAAGGCGATTTTCCTGGATCGCGATGGCACCCTGAACGTCGAAGTCAACCGCGTCTCCAGGGTTGAAGATTTCGAGATGATCAGCGGGGTGCCTGCGGCCATCAAGAAAATAAACGAAAGCGAATTTCGCGCGATTGTCGTCACCAACCAGCCGGTGCTGGCGCGGGGCGATTGCGATGAGGCCACGCTTGATCACATCCATGCCAAGCTCGATACATTGCTGGGCCATGACGGCGCGTATCTCGACGCGCTCTATTATTGCCCACACCACCCTCACAAGGGATATGAAGGGGAAGTCGTGGCTTTGAAATTCGACTGCGAATGTCGCAAGCCAAAACCAGGCCTGCTGCTGCAGGCACAACAGGATTTCAATATTAATCTGGCGCAATCCTGGATGATCGGCGACACGACGGTGGACATTCGTACGGCGAATACCCTTGGCATTCGCTCCATACTAGTTGGCACTGGTAAAGCCGGCCAAGACGGGCAATATCCAGATGAGCCGACCTATCGCTTCGCCACACTCGCCGAAGCCGTCGATTTCATTCTGAGCCAACCTGATTAG